The following are encoded together in the Bradyrhizobium genosp. L genome:
- a CDS encoding response regulator codes for MNQWIDPAKADFSLEVMVVEDESMVAIMIEDMLEDLGHRVVVTSGSMSKASKIVADASADLAILDVNLNGEETYPLAASLRSREIPFIFATGYGACGIRAEWSDVPVLQKPFQARELAEAIDHAIRR; via the coding sequence ATGAACCAATGGATCGATCCCGCGAAAGCCGACTTTAGCCTGGAGGTCATGGTCGTCGAGGACGAATCCATGGTGGCGATCATGATCGAAGACATGCTCGAAGACCTCGGTCATCGCGTGGTGGTCACCTCCGGAAGCATGTCGAAGGCCAGCAAGATTGTGGCCGACGCTAGCGCCGACCTTGCGATACTGGACGTCAACTTGAACGGCGAAGAGACCTATCCGCTCGCCGCTTCTCTCCGATCCCGAGAAATCCCCTTCATATTCGCCACGGGATACGGCGCATGCGGCATCAGAGCCGAATGGTCGGATGTGCCGGTCTTGCAGAAGCCGTTTCAGGCCCGCGAACTCGCCGAAGCGATCGACCATGCCATACGAAGATGA